The DNA segment ATTAACGGGGGAACAACTCCTTCAGCTGTTGACGCATCACTATTGCTCTGTTCAACCCCGGATGTTACCTGGTTTGACCTGACGGATGCTATGCCGTCTATTAGTACGACGCCGGGAGCAGTATTCCATTTTTATGAAGATCAGGCAGACGCTGTAGCTCAGAATAATGATTATATTCAGGATGTTTTACATTATACCGGCAATGACGGGCAGATTCTTTATGTGGTTGTTTCCAATGGAGGTTTCTGTAGTACAATGGTTGAATTAACATTATTGAAAGAAACAAGACCAACCGTAAGTTTAGTAGCATCAAAACTTAAAGTTTGTCCGGGATCAACAGTAGAACTTACTGCAACAGGAGGATCTACTTATGAATGGGCTAATTTCCAGGGAACCGGTAATGTACAAACGGCAACTGTTTATAATACAACAACTTTTTCAGTATATGCTTTAGGAGCAAAAGGATGTCAGTCTTCATTGCCAGCTAAAGTAACGGTAGAAGTTGTGCCGGAACTTACCTCTCCACTACGGGATGTTGAAATGTGCCAGGGAGACAGAATTACTCTTGATGCAGGAGCCGGGCCTAACTATAGCTACCTATGGAGCACCGGTGCAATTACTCAGACTATTAACGTAGATAGCTGGGGCGTTTATACGGTGAAAATCGATAACGGATATTGTGAAAAAACTTTCACGGTTAATGTAATGGGTGCAGCATCTCCATTTGTTTCGAATGTTGATTACAGTAACAATACCTTAACCATTACGGCAGAATTTCCAACGATCAATAATATCCCTCAAACTGCAGAATATTCTATTGACGGAGGTATTTCTTGGCAGGATTCTAATGTATTTACGGGTATTCAGGATAATACGACGTATAACATTCAGGTTAGATCTGTAGGAACACATTGCGTGGGAGCATTAGAATTCTTTACTTTCCAGGTGAAAAATATTATCACTCCGAATGATGATGGTATTAATGACACCCTTGATCTTACAGCACTTGGAGGTTTCAACAACTTTACAGGATCTATTTATGATCGTTACGGTTCTGAAATGTTCAGGTTCTCAAAAGAAAATCCAATCTGGAATGGTACCGTTGGGGGTAAAAAATTACCGACTGCAACGTACTGGTATAAATTTAATTTCCAGTATCCGAAAACAAAATCCACGATGAGCCAGTCTGGCTGGATTATGCTTAAAAACAGAGAATAATATCGGCTGATATTAATTCAATACAATAAATCCCCGGAAAGTTTAACTTTTCGGGGATTTTAATTTTATAGTCAGGGAAGTAATATTATAGTTTTATATAAAGAGCTTCCCGGATTGCTGTCAGTATTTTTGTTGTCTTTTCAATATCAGGAACTTCCGGTAGTTTTGAATGAGAATAGTGAAATTCTATGGATCTTATAAGGTTTTCTGCTTTTTTCATAACAGCCTCATAGGATTGGTTTCCTTTTTTAATATCTAATAACTCATCACGGTTTTCTACGCAGATATTCAAAGAACCGGTTTTGAAAATCTGTTCGCACGACTGCAGAAGACGAATTGTGTGCATCATATTTTTACTGTCATAATTCTGTCCGTGTTCACGGTTGACGTTGTACCTGTCTTCATTGCGTTCAGAAACCCATTTCCAGTATTCACGGTAATCTTTGCAATAGCTGGAATAGGCATCAAGATTACAAAATAAATAAGCAATAGGTTTTTCCTTTTTCGGAACTGACGAAACGGAAACCTGATTAGCTTCTTCATTCTGGATAATTCCTTTATACTTTAAAATTCCCGATTCATCATAGAAAACCGCAAAGACTCCTTTGGTATTATCAATATTCACCAGTCCGCATTTTTCTTGATTTTTTCTGTTTTCTGAAAGCCATTTTTTCAGCGGAACAGAACCCTGACCTTCTAAAACATAACTAAAATCAAGGATTGATTTTCTTTCTTTTTCAACAGGGTTAAGAATTTTTTTATTAAGCCCTTTTGCTTTTTTAATTTGTGAAATTGCATAGCCTGCAAACGTATCTTTGCAAAGTTTGGAGAGAAAATCTTCCGGCTTTAACAAATCCATCAAGGTGTTTTTATGCTGGATGCAATCTTCAGGACTTGACAGTATTTCCAGAATATTCGGATTGTTTTTCTGCAAAAGTTCTACGAATCTCCCGATTTCATAATACGTGATGTCATTGGTTTCATTGGAAATCTGCGGAGTATAATGTAACCCGAAAAAATCTTCTTTCGGAACATGATATACCCCTCGGATATCGGTATCTGAATTTTCTGTAGCCAACCCGAAAGCCCGGCTTCCGGAGATAGCTTCAAAAAGGATAAGGTCTTTATTTTGTAGGGTTGAAATTGTCATAAATTAATATTAAAAATTCACTATTTTCCTGAAAACTATTTCCATCTCATTTTTATCTGCATTACCGCCCTTCAGACTTTTTGCTCTTTCTTCATTTTCTAAAATTGTTTTTTCTAAAAACCCGAAAAGTTCCCAGTCGTTTGGATGATAATAGGACTCTCCTTTAGTTGCTTTAACATTAATAAGATTTTCTATTTTTGTTCTTGCAAAATCATCCACCAAAGTTAGCAGTTCACTGAACAGAACAGGCGGAACAGTATTTTTTTCTAAAATCCATTTTCCCGTTAAGGCTGTTCGGAGACAATAGAAATAAGATTTCAGTTTAACTTCATCGTTTCGGCAGTCTTCCAGGTATTTTTTGCTCATGCTTAGGTAATGATATGAAACAGCTATTGGAGAAAAGCATTCATTTGCCAATGGCTTGAACAAGTTATAAAATCTTTCATTTTTTACATAAACAATTGGGGAATAAAACCAGCTTAATAAAGCGGCGTTAGACTTCAAAAGTAAATGAAATGTTTTCCTCAAATCCCATCCGGAACCATCCAGATCGTCTTCTGTCATGAATTCTATGGTTTCATCTTTATCCCACGGTGAAAGATACCAGTCTTTTTCGTGCCTGTAGATAAAACGTATGTCATAATCGCTGTCGGGTGAAGCAAAACCCCATGCTCTGCTTCCTGATTCTACGGCAAGGAGTATTTCTATGCCGCGCTTTTCCTCTATTTCCTTTAATTTTTCTAATATTTTTGTTTTCATTGTTTTATAGTTAAAGTTCTAAACTGGAATTTTTTGTTCTATTGTTTTTGAACTGACTTTATTTCAATACAAATTAAACAGGCCTATGCTTTCCTAAACTTCTTCTTTTTCTTCCACGGCGCATTCTTCTGAACATCACCTGCCATGATACAACCGTAAGGCATCACTTCATCCAAAACTTCACACAATCCGTACTCTTCGATCTGTGCCCGTACATTTTTTGCACTTTTATAAGCAGTCGGAAGTTCTGAAATATCAATATCATTCGTAAAGAAACGGACATCCAGCCCCTGGGTTTCTTCTGCAAAAACTTCTTCAATCGTTTTATGGGCCAGCGATTTTTTATGCTGGGTTCTGCTGAAGTTTCTTCCTGCTCCGTGCGGTGCAAAACCGAGATTTCTTTCGTTCGTTGTTCCCTGTACAATAAGAACGGGCTCCGCCATATTCAGAGGGATAAGTCTCGGTCCGGTAATATCCGGCAGGAATTTATCATCCAGCGGTGTTGCTCCTTTGGCATGGTAGAATAAATCTCCGTCTTTGAAAACAAAATTATGCTCATTCCAGTAACGGTTTTGTTTTTCAGTTTTCATTTTGTTTAACACTGCATTATGGATAGAAATATGGTTTTCTTTGGTCCACTGCCTGATCAGCTGTAAAGCTTCCCAATATTGTTTTCCTTCTTCAGTTTCATAAGGAATCCAGGCATTTTCTCTTAATGTTTCCGGAGAGATTTCCATCCTGAATTTGTTGGCTACTTTCATTCCTTTGTCATATAACGCTGCACCCGGAGCTCTCGATCCGTGGTGGGTCACCAACATTGTATTTCCGGTATTTTTTGAAACCCCTACGAAAAGAAAATGGTTTCCGTCTCCCTGCGTTCCCATGTGCGAACGGGCAATGCTGATGAGTTTTTCATCATTCAAAAAATGATTTTCCCTGAAAGCCTCCATTAGCTCCTGAGACATTGGCATTTGCTCACCTCTCGGTCTTCCTCCGTACCCGAAATGAGTAACCGAATGCGCAACATCCAGCACTTCTTTAGGATCTGCTTTTCCAAAATCAGTCAGCATCACCGAACAGCAAATATCCGCGCTATGAAATCCAGGATGAATTGCGTTTTTTGCAACTACCACACCTCCGACAGGAATATGTCCTTCAGGTCCTGTAGGACAGGCATCCGGCATGATTGCTCCGTGAACGAGAGTCGGCGTTTTCATTAAAACCTTCATGGTACTGATTACTTTTTCAACATTATCGTTTTCGCTTTCGTGTTCCGCTCTGATATTAATCACAAAATCTTTTGCCGTTGCGTGAAGCGGAATAGGTTCAGGCTGTTTAAACTGTTCCAGATATATTTTGATTTGATTTTCGTCTAAACTATTTTCATTAATGAATTCGATTGCTTCTTTAAACCATTTTGCAGGTCGGTATCCTAATTCAATTAAATGGGTTCCGTTAAATTCCATGTTTTTATCTTTTTGTTGATGCAAAGTAAGAACTGAAGTGTGCAATGTTTTTGCGCAGATGAAATTATTTTGATTATTTTTGAGAAAATTAAATGAAATGTTATTTGAACAATTAGAAAGATCGCCGGAGAAAATCCAGTTTAAAGAAGTTATTGCCTTTATTGATGAACATTATGATTTCACGCCTACGAAATTTATCAACGGAAGTACAGTGAATGAAGCCGGACAAAATAACGGATCTTGCAAGATCTTCAGCTTTGCTCAATTGAATGATCTTTCAAAAGAAGAAACGCTGAATCTTTTCGGAGAATTCTACAGAGAAGATGTCCTGAAAAATCCTGACGGAGCTGATCATCAGAATATCAGAAATTTTATGGAATCCGGCTGGGAAGGAGTTTCTTTTGAGGGAAAGGCTTTGGTGAGAAAATAATTTTTAGTTCACTGCAAGGAACACTGTGACCAAGCAATCCCGGGAATTTCCTTGAGTCTGAAATTGTCATTCTGATTGAAAAAGAAATTGGAGAATCTCTTTTTACTGTTGAAAGTAAGTGTAAGTATTCCTTCTTCCGCGTGAGGGATACGAAGGGCCCGACTGGAAGGAGGG comes from the Chryseobacterium nepalense genome and includes:
- a CDS encoding choice-of-anchor L domain-containing protein; translated protein: MKRYLLLFSLFAVSSSSLFYSQNITPRKPQKEKASSLTMKAGAFIDVNAAGYAPTDYTPLQLVKDILISSGTNSCVTPTVSNVQVSPNLPASNVQRSWGYFHKGTTNFPFKDGIVLTTGYANKAGNSYISTTLGDDLPTGSDPDLVAATNPSGTLNDAVILEFDFVPTSSQVKFNYLFASEEYTGSFPCSFSDAFALLLRPTAGGPYVNMAVLPAPGTGPVSVTNIHPQNSFTGFDMGCGAPNVAFFGGYNTSNIETNFNGRTVPLQATATVVPGQSYHFKMVLADAIDSSYDSAVFLEGGSFNIGVELLDPNGGTLPEEINVCDNVPQVITASVSDPNMNYQWFFNGVAIQGATTPTITATQPGNYEIQVTFPGNPCPGKANIKINGGTTPSAVDASLLLCSTPDVTWFDLTDAMPSISTTPGAVFHFYEDQADAVAQNNDYIQDVLHYTGNDGQILYVVVSNGGFCSTMVELTLLKETRPTVSLVASKLKVCPGSTVELTATGGSTYEWANFQGTGNVQTATVYNTTTFSVYALGAKGCQSSLPAKVTVEVVPELTSPLRDVEMCQGDRITLDAGAGPNYSYLWSTGAITQTINVDSWGVYTVKIDNGYCEKTFTVNVMGAASPFVSNVDYSNNTLTITAEFPTINNIPQTAEYSIDGGISWQDSNVFTGIQDNTTYNIQVRSVGTHCVGALEFFTFQVKNIITPNDDGINDTLDLTALGGFNNFTGSIYDRYGSEMFRFSKENPIWNGTVGGKKLPTATYWYKFNFQYPKTKSTMSQSGWIMLKNRE
- a CDS encoding nucleotidyltransferase domain-containing protein, yielding MTISTLQNKDLILFEAISGSRAFGLATENSDTDIRGVYHVPKEDFFGLHYTPQISNETNDITYYEIGRFVELLQKNNPNILEILSSPEDCIQHKNTLMDLLKPEDFLSKLCKDTFAGYAISQIKKAKGLNKKILNPVEKERKSILDFSYVLEGQGSVPLKKWLSENRKNQEKCGLVNIDNTKGVFAVFYDESGILKYKGIIQNEEANQVSVSSVPKKEKPIAYLFCNLDAYSSYCKDYREYWKWVSERNEDRYNVNREHGQNYDSKNMMHTIRLLQSCEQIFKTGSLNICVENRDELLDIKKGNQSYEAVMKKAENLIRSIEFHYSHSKLPEVPDIEKTTKILTAIREALYIKL
- a CDS encoding nucleotidyltransferase domain-containing protein, yielding MKTKILEKLKEIEEKRGIEILLAVESGSRAWGFASPDSDYDIRFIYRHEKDWYLSPWDKDETIEFMTEDDLDGSGWDLRKTFHLLLKSNAALLSWFYSPIVYVKNERFYNLFKPLANECFSPIAVSYHYLSMSKKYLEDCRNDEVKLKSYFYCLRTALTGKWILEKNTVPPVLFSELLTLVDDFARTKIENLINVKATKGESYYHPNDWELFGFLEKTILENEERAKSLKGGNADKNEMEIVFRKIVNF
- a CDS encoding RtcB family protein, giving the protein MEFNGTHLIELGYRPAKWFKEAIEFINENSLDENQIKIYLEQFKQPEPIPLHATAKDFVINIRAEHESENDNVEKVISTMKVLMKTPTLVHGAIMPDACPTGPEGHIPVGGVVVAKNAIHPGFHSADICCSVMLTDFGKADPKEVLDVAHSVTHFGYGGRPRGEQMPMSQELMEAFRENHFLNDEKLISIARSHMGTQGDGNHFLFVGVSKNTGNTMLVTHHGSRAPGAALYDKGMKVANKFRMEISPETLRENAWIPYETEEGKQYWEALQLIRQWTKENHISIHNAVLNKMKTEKQNRYWNEHNFVFKDGDLFYHAKGATPLDDKFLPDITGPRLIPLNMAEPVLIVQGTTNERNLGFAPHGAGRNFSRTQHKKSLAHKTIEEVFAEETQGLDVRFFTNDIDISELPTAYKSAKNVRAQIEEYGLCEVLDEVMPYGCIMAGDVQKNAPWKKKKKFRKA
- a CDS encoding HopJ type III effector protein; this translates as MLFEQLERSPEKIQFKEVIAFIDEHYDFTPTKFINGSTVNEAGQNNGSCKIFSFAQLNDLSKEETLNLFGEFYREDVLKNPDGADHQNIRNFMESGWEGVSFEGKALVRK